From Halotia branconii CENA392, the proteins below share one genomic window:
- a CDS encoding ATP-binding protein encodes MLKVNRLRSQDLHNLVVVQVAGAIAILVGGLVLLGRYFRLELPQAVFFGSSVVMKANTALCFLLSGISLWLLVRVSRENSKSEKTQDKRNSSRRRLFYLKLYRGFAAVPGLIGLLTLVQYFVSLVGDAPITIVAFRPELMGLNTALNFILLSRSLDLLLHPKTQRSYWYAQILSAIAAVISVQAVVGYAYKVQVLYGIVPYTRTMELYTALTFIVLCIGLLWVHTEQGFMRVIMSDTYGGLLARRLLIAAIAVPFLLGWLIVEGQQAGSYGPAFAISIFAIVLIVIFVILVWQSAAVIERLSRQHDQTQKELKAYEEKLRSFVDSNVIGILFADVYGGIQQANDEFLEMIGYTREDLLTGRLSWSNITPPEHLHLDAQSILEAQANPKGTCIPYEKEFICQDGSRVPVLVGYVLLGEKREESVAFILNLSERKQAKEQIVKLNKDLQRRVTEFQTLLEVIPIGIGIAEDPECQTIKVNPAFADLLGISPNVNASLSAPSHERPTNFKVYREGRELSAKELPMQYSAAYGVEFVNCEFDIVHENGRVVNLLEYVAPLFDEEGNTRGAVGAFLDITERKQAEVTLRNQHKWLEDVLNLMPIPLLFIEPETARVIFANRAADEIAGGKFPQNIPAEEYHTAYYCTDTAGDAIPNDQMPGVRVARGERLDGLEIDWHTSRGVRSLHIFADSLPAMHGYPATCVLAFQDITNLKEIEKALSLGYERLQLLFSTANDLLSSQEPAVLLDSVFQKLKEQIGLDIYFNYLVEDNSQVMRLTSYTGFSEELAKEIEWLKFGQAVCGAVAQGRCPISLENVQQSTDPKTELIRSLGVNAYYSYPLIAQGRLLGTLSFGSRSRSRFTDNQRGMMQAVCDQIVIAIERAILIASLQRQTEQLSEANRMKDEFLAILSHELRSPLNAILGWSQLLRSRKLSETQTAKALETIERNARAQTQLIEDLLDISRMIRGKLRLNVRTCNLVSLVESAIETVNLAAQAKEIDLSWELDRENLESAAPQAQILPSSESGLIEAKHPNSSLLVSGDGERLQQIIWNLLSNAIKFTNRGGKVKIKLSIVSSQDKYQTTENYAQIQVIDTGMGISQQFLPYVFDRFRQADSSSTRSHGGLGLGLAIVRHLVELHGGSVHVYSQGEGQGATFTVKLPLLLPTTEMVVEAKSGSQPEDFIPPNLSSSLSGVRVLVVDDEADTRDFIFTVLQQCQAEVRVVASVQEALQVISQWKPDVLVSDIGMPEEDGYSLIRKLRSQSPEQGGKIPAAALTAYARAEDRMRAIKEGYQLHLPKPIEPAELATVVASLVGRT; translated from the coding sequence ATGTTAAAAGTCAACCGCTTGCGATCGCAAGATTTACATAATTTAGTAGTAGTACAAGTGGCAGGTGCGATCGCGATTTTGGTCGGCGGCTTGGTACTACTAGGTCGATATTTCAGACTGGAACTTCCTCAAGCAGTTTTTTTTGGCAGTTCAGTGGTGATGAAGGCAAATACAGCCTTGTGTTTTCTTTTGTCTGGCATTTCACTGTGGCTATTAGTCAGAGTTAGCAGGGAAAACTCCAAATCTGAAAAAACTCAAGATAAAAGAAACTCTTCTCGCCGTCGTCTCTTTTATTTAAAGCTTTATAGGGGTTTTGCCGCAGTGCCTGGCCTGATTGGGTTGCTGACACTAGTACAATATTTCGTCAGTCTTGTTGGGGATGCGCCAATTACTATAGTGGCGTTCCGTCCAGAACTGATGGGGTTGAATACTGCCCTCAATTTTATACTGCTGAGTAGATCTTTAGATCTGCTGCTTCACCCGAAAACCCAACGTAGTTATTGGTATGCTCAGATTCTGAGTGCCATAGCTGCGGTGATTTCTGTGCAGGCCGTCGTTGGCTACGCCTACAAGGTGCAAGTTCTCTACGGTATTGTACCCTACACCAGAACAATGGAGTTATATACAGCACTGACATTCATTGTGCTTTGTATTGGTCTTTTATGGGTGCATACCGAACAGGGATTCATGCGGGTAATTATGAGCGATACCTACGGCGGCTTATTGGCGCGTCGTTTATTAATTGCCGCGATCGCAGTTCCTTTTTTGTTAGGGTGGTTAATTGTAGAAGGACAACAAGCAGGAAGTTACGGCCCAGCTTTTGCAATATCAATATTCGCTATAGTCCTAATTGTAATTTTTGTGATTTTGGTATGGCAAAGTGCAGCAGTTATTGAACGCCTATCTCGTCAACACGATCAGACTCAAAAAGAACTTAAAGCTTACGAAGAAAAACTCAGAAGTTTTGTAGATTCCAATGTCATTGGCATTTTGTTTGCCGATGTCTACGGCGGTATTCAACAAGCAAACGACGAATTTTTAGAGATGATTGGTTACACCCGTGAAGATTTACTAACAGGTAGATTAAGTTGGAGCAATATTACCCCACCAGAGCATTTACATTTGGATGCACAAAGTATTTTAGAAGCACAAGCAAATCCTAAAGGCACTTGTATACCTTACGAAAAAGAATTTATTTGCCAAGATGGTAGCCGCGTCCCGGTATTAGTTGGTTATGTATTATTAGGAGAAAAACGCGAAGAATCAGTTGCTTTTATTCTCAATTTGAGCGAACGCAAACAAGCAAAAGAACAAATAGTAAAGCTTAATAAAGATTTACAGCGTCGGGTTACTGAGTTTCAAACTTTATTAGAAGTAATTCCAATTGGCATTGGCATTGCCGAAGATCCAGAATGTCAAACTATCAAAGTTAACCCAGCATTTGCTGATTTGTTGGGAATCTCGCCAAATGTGAATGCTTCCCTCAGCGCTCCCAGTCACGAAAGACCAACAAACTTTAAAGTCTATCGCGAAGGTAGAGAATTGTCAGCAAAGGAACTCCCGATGCAGTACTCTGCGGCTTATGGTGTTGAATTTGTTAATTGCGAGTTCGATATCGTTCATGAAAATGGCAGAGTAGTGAATTTGTTAGAGTACGTTGCACCACTATTTGATGAAGAAGGCAATACCAGGGGAGCAGTTGGTGCATTTTTGGATATTACAGAACGTAAGCAAGCAGAGGTCACACTCCGCAACCAGCATAAATGGTTGGAAGATGTGTTAAATCTGATGCCAATACCATTACTATTTATTGAACCAGAAACAGCACGGGTAATATTTGCCAATCGAGCTGCTGATGAAATAGCTGGGGGTAAATTTCCTCAAAATATACCAGCCGAAGAGTATCATACAGCCTACTACTGCACAGATACAGCAGGTGATGCCATCCCCAATGATCAAATGCCTGGAGTCAGGGTCGCTCGTGGAGAACGTTTAGATGGATTGGAGATAGACTGGCATACGAGTAGAGGTGTGCGTTCTCTACATATATTTGCTGATAGTCTCCCAGCCATGCACGGTTATCCAGCTACCTGCGTTTTAGCTTTCCAAGATATTACTAATCTCAAAGAGATAGAAAAAGCTCTGTCATTGGGTTACGAAAGACTCCAGTTACTTTTTAGCACAGCCAACGATTTACTCTCTAGTCAAGAACCAGCAGTACTGCTTGACAGCGTTTTCCAAAAACTAAAAGAGCAAATTGGTTTAGATATTTACTTCAACTATTTAGTTGAAGACAACTCCCAGGTAATGCGGCTCACATCCTACACAGGTTTTTCTGAGGAATTAGCCAAAGAAATTGAATGGTTAAAATTTGGTCAAGCCGTTTGCGGTGCTGTAGCTCAAGGGCGTTGTCCCATTTCTCTAGAAAATGTACAACAATCAACTGACCCAAAAACAGAATTGATTCGTTCTTTAGGCGTTAATGCTTATTATAGCTATCCATTAATAGCTCAAGGGCGACTTTTGGGTACTCTGTCTTTTGGCAGTCGCAGTCGCTCTCGCTTCACTGATAATCAAAGAGGAATGATGCAAGCAGTTTGCGACCAGATAGTTATAGCTATAGAACGCGCGATCTTAATTGCCTCTTTGCAGCGACAAACTGAGCAGTTGAGTGAAGCCAACCGCATGAAGGATGAATTTTTAGCAATACTATCTCATGAATTGCGATCGCCTCTCAATGCTATCTTAGGCTGGTCTCAACTACTACGCAGCCGCAAACTTAGTGAAACTCAGACAGCCAAAGCTTTAGAAACCATCGAGCGCAACGCCAGAGCGCAAACTCAGTTAATTGAAGACCTGCTGGATATTTCGCGGATGATTAGAGGCAAGTTGCGGCTCAATGTCCGTACTTGCAATTTGGTTTCTCTGGTTGAGTCAGCAATTGAAACTGTTAACCTAGCTGCTCAAGCCAAAGAAATCGATTTGAGTTGGGAATTAGATCGCGAAAATTTAGAGTCTGCTGCACCACAAGCCCAAATTTTGCCAAGTTCAGAGAGTGGATTAATTGAAGCAAAACATCCAAATTCAAGTTTATTGGTTTCCGGTGATGGCGAACGCTTACAGCAAATCATCTGGAATCTACTATCTAATGCTATCAAATTTACCAATCGCGGCGGTAAGGTAAAAATTAAGCTGTCAATTGTTAGTAGTCAAGACAAGTACCAGACAACCGAAAACTATGCTCAGATTCAAGTAATTGACACAGGCATGGGTATCAGTCAGCAATTTCTTCCTTATGTGTTTGATCGATTTCGTCAAGCTGATAGTTCTAGTACTAGATCACACGGCGGATTAGGGCTAGGGTTAGCGATTGTCCGTCATTTAGTCGAATTACATGGCGGTAGCGTTCATGTATATAGTCAAGGCGAAGGGCAAGGAGCAACGTTTACAGTCAAATTACCTCTATTATTGCCAACTACAGAGATGGTTGTGGAGGCAAAAAGTGGGAGTCAACCAGAAGATTTCATTCCTCCAAATCTCAGTTCTTCTCTATCAGGTGTGCGGGTATTAGTTGTAGATGACGAGGCCGATACCCGTGACTTTATTTTTACAGTCCTCCAACAGTGTCAAGCCGAAGTGCGAGTAGTTGCATCGGTACAAGAAGCGTTGCAAGTAATTTCACAGTGGAAACCAGATGTTTTAGTGAGTGACATTGGTATGCCTGAAGAAGATGGTTACTCTTTAATCCGTAAATTGCGATCGCAGTCACCAGAACAAGGCGGTAAAATTCCCGCAGCAGCCTTAACAGCTTATGCCAGAGCCGAAGATCGGATGCGGGCTATCAAAGAAGGTTATCAACTGCATTTGCCTAAACCCATTGAGCCAGCTGAATTAGCGACAGTGGTTGCTAGCCTAGTGGGGCGGACTTGA